In a genomic window of Cetobacterium somerae ATCC BAA-474:
- a CDS encoding sodium-dependent transporter: MSNERGNWGSSVGFVLAAAGSAIGLGNLWKFPYLAGKNGGGAFVIVYLSLIVILGFSLMLGEMAIGRRGKSDAFGSYNNIKKGWGFIGIFGILCCFIIYSYYVVIAGWIVKYIGMFIRGGLTEDPVTTFGNFISSGTSPIIYSFVIVVVTALIVLKGVSGGIEKASKIMMPILFVFMLIIVARSVTLPNAMEGIKYFLKPDFSQITPAVVIAALGQVFFSLSLGMGAMITYGSYLPKDTNLVKSALCIPVLDTLIALLAGLAILPAVFSFGLEPTAGPGLIFITLPKVFASMPMGNLFGIIFFVLVLFAALTSTISLLEVVVSFVVDQMKLDRKKATILVSGLIAAFAIPNSHSFGPLAELKVFFGLNFFDFLGYLTDNILLPMGGLLLCVFVGFIWDKEDIKREITNDGEVAFPFFSVWMIGVKYLGIQLLALILLQAVGVVGSALSFSLAAIFMLQIFFDVLENRRKVKTA; this comes from the coding sequence ATGAGTAACGAAAGAGGTAATTGGGGATCAAGTGTTGGATTTGTTTTAGCGGCGGCAGGATCAGCTATAGGGCTTGGAAATTTATGGAAGTTTCCTTACTTAGCAGGAAAGAATGGAGGAGGAGCATTTGTAATTGTCTATTTATCTTTAATAGTAATACTAGGTTTTTCCCTTATGTTAGGTGAGATGGCAATAGGTAGAAGAGGAAAGTCTGATGCCTTTGGTTCATATAATAATATTAAAAAAGGTTGGGGATTCATTGGAATCTTTGGAATTTTATGTTGTTTTATTATCTATTCATACTATGTTGTAATTGCAGGATGGATTGTAAAATATATCGGTATGTTTATTAGAGGTGGACTTACAGAGGACCCAGTAACAACATTTGGGAATTTTATCTCTTCTGGAACTTCACCAATTATATATAGCTTTGTTATTGTTGTAGTAACGGCATTAATCGTTTTAAAAGGTGTATCTGGTGGAATTGAAAAAGCAAGTAAAATAATGATGCCAATTCTATTTGTATTTATGTTGATTATCGTTGCAAGATCAGTAACTCTTCCAAATGCAATGGAAGGGATTAAATATTTCCTAAAACCTGATTTCTCACAGATTACTCCTGCAGTTGTAATTGCAGCTCTAGGACAGGTTTTCTTCTCACTAAGTTTAGGTATGGGTGCTATGATAACTTATGGTAGTTACCTTCCAAAGGATACTAACCTAGTTAAAAGTGCTCTTTGTATACCTGTACTAGATACACTAATAGCTTTACTTGCAGGACTTGCTATCCTTCCAGCAGTATTCTCATTTGGACTTGAGCCAACAGCTGGACCAGGATTAATCTTTATAACTTTACCAAAAGTATTTGCATCAATGCCAATGGGTAACTTATTTGGAATTATCTTCTTCGTACTTGTGCTATTTGCAGCTCTTACATCGACTATCTCATTATTAGAGGTTGTTGTATCATTTGTTGTGGATCAGATGAAGTTAGATAGAAAGAAAGCTACAATTTTAGTAAGTGGTTTAATTGCTGCATTTGCAATTCCAAACTCACACTCTTTTGGACCTTTAGCAGAGTTAAAAGTGTTCTTTGGATTAAACTTCTTTGATTTCTTAGGATACTTAACAGATAATATCTTACTACCAATGGGTGGATTACTTCTTTGTGTATTTGTTGGATTTATCTGGGATAAAGAGGATATTAAAAGAGAGATTACAAATGATGGTGAAGTGGCATTCCCATTCTTCTCAGTATGGATGATAGGAGTTAAATATTTAGGTATTCAACTTTTAGCACTAATTTTACTTCAAGCAGTTGGAGTTGTAGGAAGTGCTTTAAGCTTCTCACTAGCAGCTATATTTATGCTTCAAATCTTCTTTGATGTACTTGAAAATAGAAGAAAAGTAAAAACAGCCTAA
- a CDS encoding phosphatidylserine decarboxylase family protein, with amino-acid sequence MEKNIKPIDKTFMVGKWMPSDQETLVAWMKKIMEKADKQTGPLLPTVEKLKNFIETDPKAYMFFTQMFDQVAKNKTKSPADLPQVRDYQHMLSLFNVIMTHSPEFDETGLVGFPFNAILDWSMATTGGWAGFLDEKINSHLKNMLDEWAVYLSSAESAHVLNDDPKTGWFGADAKKAMPTFVDDFICDPNLPHHGFTSWDDFFTRRFREGVRPIAMPEDDAIVVNACESAPYRLVNNVQLYDKFWIKAQPYALKFMLDNDPWTEKFVGGTVYQAFLSALSYHRWHAPISGKVVKTKIINGTYYSQALSVGLDPAGPNESQGYICEVATRALIFIEADNPDIGLFCFMAVGMAEVSTCDVRVFEGQHIKKGQELGMFHFGGSTHCLFFGPQVEVEFNLHNQTPGLDSSNIPVNAHLATVKRKK; translated from the coding sequence ATGGAAAAAAATATTAAACCAATTGATAAAACATTCATGGTAGGAAAATGGATGCCTTCAGACCAAGAAACATTAGTTGCTTGGATGAAAAAAATTATGGAAAAGGCAGATAAGCAAACAGGACCATTGTTGCCAACTGTTGAAAAATTAAAAAACTTCATTGAAACAGATCCAAAAGCTTATATGTTTTTTACTCAGATGTTTGATCAAGTTGCGAAAAATAAAACAAAATCACCAGCTGATTTACCTCAAGTTCGTGATTATCAGCATATGCTATCTCTTTTTAATGTAATTATGACTCATTCTCCAGAGTTTGATGAAACTGGGCTTGTAGGTTTTCCTTTTAACGCTATCTTAGATTGGTCTATGGCTACAACTGGTGGTTGGGCAGGATTTTTAGATGAAAAGATTAATTCACATCTTAAAAATATGTTAGATGAGTGGGCTGTATATCTTTCTTCAGCAGAAAGTGCTCATGTTTTAAATGATGATCCTAAAACAGGTTGGTTTGGAGCAGATGCTAAAAAAGCAATGCCAACATTTGTTGATGATTTTATTTGTGATCCAAATTTACCTCACCATGGTTTTACTTCATGGGATGACTTTTTCACACGTCGTTTTAGAGAGGGAGTTAGACCTATTGCTATGCCTGAAGATGACGCTATTGTTGTAAATGCTTGTGAATCTGCTCCATATAGATTAGTTAATAATGTTCAACTATATGATAAATTTTGGATAAAAGCACAACCTTATGCATTGAAATTTATGTTAGATAATGATCCATGGACTGAAAAATTTGTTGGTGGAACTGTTTATCAAGCATTTTTAAGTGCTCTTAGTTACCATCGTTGGCACGCACCAATCTCTGGAAAAGTTGTAAAAACAAAAATTATAAATGGAACATATTATTCACAAGCACTTAGTGTAGGACTTGATCCAGCAGGACCAAATGAATCACAAGGTTATATCTGTGAAGTTGCAACACGTGCTTTAATTTTTATTGAAGCGGACAATCCAGATATAGGTTTATTCTGTTTTATGGCTGTTGGAATGGCAGAAGTTTCAACATGTGACGTACGTGTTTTTGAAGGACAACATATTAAAAAAGGTCAAGAGTTAGGAATGTTCCATTTTGGTGGATCAACTCATTGTCTATTCTTTGGACCTCAAGTTGAAGTAGAGTTTAATTTACATAATCAAACTCCAGGACTTGATAGTTCAAATATTCCAGTAAATGCTCATTTAGCAACTGTAAAAAGAAAAAAATAA